The genomic window AAATCACAATTTTTAGGAGCATTGGCTAATCCAAGTACTCGTGTTGTGAATAATATTGTCTATGCTAGTGTTTGTATTGCTGGATCATTGTCAGTTATTTCTGGTTATTTAAGTGTTGGTGCTTTATCAAGCTTTTTAAGTTATGCAAATCAGTATACCAAACCATTTAATGAAATATCAAATGTATTTACGGAATTACAAACAGCCTTTGCAAGTGCAGGAAGAGTTTTTGAACTTTTAGATACACCTGGTGAAAAACAAAATAATCGACCACAGACAATAGCATCTGTTGAAGGTCATATCAAAATAGAACATCTTTCTTTCTCTTATGATGAAAATCAAAAATTAATTGAAGATTTAAATGTTGAAGCATTACCTGGACAGACAATCGCAATTGTTGGTCCTACGGGCTGTGGAAAAACAACACTTATTAATTTATTAATGCGTTTTTATGATCAAAAGGCAGGACATATTTATATTGATGGTGTTGATACACTTACGATGGAGCGTGAGTATGTAAGAAGCCTTTATGGCATGGTATTGCAGGATTCCTGGCTATTTGCTGGAACAATCAAAGAGAATATTGCTTATGGTCGAGAGGCAAGTGATGAAGACATTCAATTGGCTGCTCAAAATGCCCATGCTCATAAATTTATTATGCAATTAAAGGATGGTTATGATACTTTGGTTGATGAAGATGGTGGCAATCTTTCACAGGGTCAAAAACAGTTATTATGCATTGCTCGTATTATGTTAATGAAACCTCCAATGTTAATATTAGATGAAGCAACTTCCTCTATAGATACTCGTACTGAAAAACAAATTCAGGATGCATTTGATCAAATGATGCAAGGAAGAACAACGTTTATTGTTGCTCATCGTTTATCAACGATTCAAAAAGCTGATCAGATTCTTGTGATGAATCATGGTCAAATTATTGAACAAGGAAAACATGAAGAACTATTAAAAGCAAATGGTTTTTATCATCATTTGTATTATAGTCAATTTGATTTGGAACAATAAAAAAACCTTGAATGATATGATTTTTAATAATTCATATCATACAAGGTTTATTATTTTGAAATAATTTTTCGAAGTTCTGTTTTATCAACAAAACGAGTAGAAAAACTATAATCTTTTTGGGCATAAACAAATGACATTTTATTGTTATAAGTAAAATTCACTTTTTTAAGTTTACGATAATCAATCATCATTCTTCCTACCATCATATTTTTTCTTCCAATCATAACAAGAGTAGAAGCAAAATAAGCAAATACAACACAAACAAAAGCAGCAATATTTAAACCATTACGATATATTGTCATACTATCATTCATCAAACCATATACCATAGCTATAATACCACCAATAAAGCCAGCAACATAAATAACAGTTAAGATACTAAAGAAAACCTTACCTGTTGTATTAAAACAAAATGATAATGAATGATCTTGTTTTTTACATCGATAAATCGTTACAAAAATGTTTGCGATTGTATAAGTAAACCAGATAATAATGATGAGTAAAAGAAATGAAAAAACTGATAAAATAATATCCTGCATACATCAAACTTCCTTTCATATGTTATTATTATACATGGATTTTTCTCTAACGCAAAGAAAAAAAGGAAAATGTGTGAAATCTTCGTCGATTTGGTATATAATACACCACAAGGAAGTGAAATATATGGAAGATTTTTTAACTAGTGAAGAAAGACAAATAGAAATATGTGAAGTTGATTATATGGGACAATATCAATTATGTCATCTCTTAAATCGTTTTTCTGAAATTGCGACTATTAGTGCTAAGAATATTGGTATGTGGAGTGAAGAAATGATGAAACAATATGGATGGGTTGTGGCGAAACAAAGTCTCCATTTAGATCAGCCTATTTATTATAAAGATATCATTACATTATCAACTACAATTGATAATGGTTCATTTGTGGCTTTTCCAAGATACTATTTTATTCATAAAGGAAATCAACAGATTGGAACTTGTTCTTCTATTTGGACATTAATAGATATTCACAAAAGAAGAATTGTTTCTCCTAAAAAAATAGGTATTGACATTCCAAAAGTAGAACATGGAATTCATTTAGATGAACCACAAACAATCTGTTTAGATATTCCTTTAAATTTTATCACAACAAGACAAGTTCTTTATAGTGATGTTGATACCAATCAGCATATGAATAATACAAGATATATTCAATGGGCATTAGATGTGATGGATTATACAGTTCACAAAGAGTATTTTATAAGTGATTTACATATTCAATATAAAAAAGAAATTCGTCCTTTAAAGTTTGTACAATTATATTTAGGAAATCAGGATAATAGATATATTGTTGAAGGACGAGATGAAGATGAAAGTGTTTATTTTACAATAGAAATTTATTTTAATAAGAGATAATTTTCATAATATGAAAACTTT from Candidatus Stoquefichus sp. SB1 includes these protein-coding regions:
- a CDS encoding ABC transporter ATP-binding protein: MDTKIIKRLLLFCKPYLKYLWLALFCSAFQIIFTLLTPVLIGQAIDYLIGVGLVDFQGLFQKMIMIIGSVLIAEIFDWLVVRLSNQMTYSITKDLREKLFAKYVTLPLKYIDGHAHGDLLSRMVNDIDLIGDGLLQGFTHLFSGFASIVGTIAFMLYINVPIAMIVIVLTPLSLVVATIIANKTYKYFQEQLALRGELSGYVEEMIGHQKIVKAFGYELENQQRFEEINQRVYVSGVKSQFLGALANPSTRVVNNIVYASVCIAGSLSVISGYLSVGALSSFLSYANQYTKPFNEISNVFTELQTAFASAGRVFELLDTPGEKQNNRPQTIASVEGHIKIEHLSFSYDENQKLIEDLNVEALPGQTIAIVGPTGCGKTTLINLLMRFYDQKAGHIYIDGVDTLTMEREYVRSLYGMVLQDSWLFAGTIKENIAYGREASDEDIQLAAQNAHAHKFIMQLKDGYDTLVDEDGGNLSQGQKQLLCIARIMLMKPPMLILDEATSSIDTRTEKQIQDAFDQMMQGRTTFIVAHRLSTIQKADQILVMNHGQIIEQGKHEELLKANGFYHHLYYSQFDLEQ
- a CDS encoding acyl-[acyl-carrier-protein] thioesterase, yielding MEDFLTSEERQIEICEVDYMGQYQLCHLLNRFSEIATISAKNIGMWSEEMMKQYGWVVAKQSLHLDQPIYYKDIITLSTTIDNGSFVAFPRYYFIHKGNQQIGTCSSIWTLIDIHKRRIVSPKKIGIDIPKVEHGIHLDEPQTICLDIPLNFITTRQVLYSDVDTNQHMNNTRYIQWALDVMDYTVHKEYFISDLHIQYKKEIRPLKFVQLYLGNQDNRYIVEGRDEDESVYFTIEIYFNKR